In Acidobacteriota bacterium, the following proteins share a genomic window:
- a CDS encoding superoxide dismutase: MHELPQLPYAPEALEPHIDARTMQIHHGKHHAAYVANLNKALEGHPDLQKKPVEDLLRDIATVPDSIRTAVRNHGGGHANHGLFWKIMAPGAGGAPSGDLAAELEKEFGSFESFKERLTNAAAGQFGSGWGWLVWTGGRLEVLARPNQDSPLMEGKVPLLGVDVWEHAYYLQYQNRRPDYLAAWWNTVNWAEVSRNWVKAKS; this comes from the coding sequence ATGCACGAACTTCCCCAGCTCCCGTACGCCCCCGAGGCCCTTGAGCCCCACATCGACGCCCGCACGATGCAGATCCACCACGGCAAGCACCACGCCGCCTACGTGGCGAACTTGAACAAGGCCCTGGAGGGCCACCCGGACCTGCAAAAGAAGCCCGTGGAGGACCTTCTCCGCGACATCGCCACCGTTCCCGATTCCATCCGCACGGCCGTGCGCAACCACGGTGGAGGCCACGCCAACCACGGGCTCTTCTGGAAGATCATGGCCCCCGGAGCGGGCGGAGCTCCATCGGGAGACCTGGCCGCAGAACTGGAGAAGGAATTCGGTTCCTTCGAGTCCTTCAAGGAGCGGCTGACGAACGCGGCCGCGGGACAGTTCGGCTCGGGGTGGGGTTGGCTCGTCTGGACCGGAGGGCGCCTCGAAGTCCTCGCCCGCCCGAACCAGGACAGCCCTCTGATGGAGGGGAAGGTGCCCCTGCTGGGGGTGGACGTCTGGGAGCACGCCTACTACCTCCAGTATCAGAATCGCCGTCCCGACTACCTTGCCGCCTGGTGGAACACGGTGAACTGGGCCGAGGTTTCGCGCAATTGGGTCAAGGCGAAAAGTTAG
- a CDS encoding transposase has translation MSRPLRIEFPGAVYHVSSLGNARQQVFYDDIDREAFLEAVGTGVTRYGFVVHAYCLMDNHYHLLVETPNANLSLGMQRINGEYTQGFNRRHGRCGHLFQGRFKAVLVQKESHLLEVCRYVVLNPVRAKRVTRAGDWSWSSYRATAGEVRSFPYLSTSWVLSQFHREKEKAQRLYRRYVEQGRSQKENPLARVTAQMLLGTTEFVDQWREMVEAKREVKEHPRFQRMVARPPIEEITDRKKVGGRIGLAAQVREAHVIHGYTLAEIAKHLGVHYATAGRLLKLAERGGKQ, from the coding sequence GTGTCGCGTCCGCTGAGGATTGAATTTCCTGGGGCTGTTTATCATGTTTCCTCGCTCGGGAATGCCCGGCAGCAAGTGTTTTATGACGACATAGACCGGGAAGCGTTTCTCGAAGCGGTGGGGACCGGCGTGACCAGGTACGGCTTCGTTGTTCATGCCTATTGTTTGATGGACAACCACTACCACCTGCTGGTCGAGACGCCGAACGCAAATTTGTCTCTTGGGATGCAGCGCATCAACGGAGAGTATACGCAAGGGTTCAACCGTCGACATGGGCGTTGCGGGCACCTTTTCCAGGGGCGCTTCAAGGCTGTATTGGTACAGAAAGAGAGCCATTTGTTAGAAGTGTGCCGGTACGTGGTGCTGAACCCGGTCCGGGCAAAGAGGGTGACGCGGGCGGGAGATTGGAGCTGGAGCAGCTACCGGGCAACGGCCGGAGAGGTGAGGAGTTTTCCGTATCTAAGCACGTCGTGGGTGCTGTCCCAGTTTCACCGGGAGAAAGAGAAAGCGCAAAGGCTTTACAGGCGGTATGTCGAGCAAGGGCGGAGCCAAAAGGAGAACCCGCTTGCGCGAGTGACCGCACAAATGCTGTTGGGCACTACGGAGTTTGTGGATCAATGGCGTGAGATGGTGGAGGCTAAGCGGGAAGTGAAGGAGCACCCGCGTTTTCAGCGTATGGTGGCGAGGCCTCCGATTGAGGAAATTACGGATCGGAAGAAGGTGGGCGGCAGAATTGGGTTGGCTGCGCAGGTGCGCGAGGCACACGTGATTCACGGGTACACGCTTGCGGAGATTGCCAAACACCTTGGCGTCCATTACGCCACCGCCGGCAGGCTTCTCAAACTGGCAGAGCGCGGCGGGAAACAATAA
- a CDS encoding glycosyl hydrolase encodes MGLSTRVSLASLAVAAAVLLSPPLGAQENPKTDPAAAFDGLALRPLGPALMSGRIGDFAVDPQRPERRFVAVASGGVWLTENGGTTWTPVFDAEGSYSIGCVTLDPKNPFVVWVGTGENNSQRSVGYGDGVYRSEDSGRSWKNVGLKASEHIAKILVDPRDSNTVYAAAQGPLWARGGDRGLYKTTDGGKTWRQVLKISDDTGVTDVVMDPRDPDVLLAASYQRRRHVWGLVNGGPEAAIHKSTDGGETWRKVSQGLPKADLGRVGLAISPADPDVVYAIVEAALEEGGFFRSKDRGETWVKQSDIQTSSGQYYNEIIADPKDPDRVYLMDTWMKVTEDGGKTFRKVGERFKHVDNHALWIDPRDTDHLLAGCDGGIYESFDRGATWKFTDNLPVTQFYRVTPDNARPFYNVYGGTQDNNTLGGPSRTTTTHGITNADWVVTVGGDGFKTQVDPDNPDIVYSQSQYGGLIRWDRRTGEILDIQPQPAPGGDPLRFNWDSPLLVSPHDPARLYFAAQMVFRSDDRGSSWRAVSPDLSRRIDRNTLPMMGRVWGVDAVAKNASTSFYGNVVSLNESPLLEGLLYAGTDDGLIQVTEDGGGAWRAVATFPGVPERAYVSDLEASRHEPDVVYAAFDNHKEGDFKPYLLKSSDRGRTWASVAGDLPARGTVYAVAEDHVEKDLLFAGTEFGLFFSRDGGKKWIRLKGGLPTIAVRDLEIQRREDDLVVATFGRGLYILDDYSPLREATAEALQRPAALYPVKKAWLYVPSSPLGLPEKASLGDGFFTAPNPPFGAVFTYRLKEEIRSLKKQRQEAEKKALEEKRAVPYPTWDALRAEDREEAPAVLLVVSDADGNPVRTLTGPVTAGFHRVAWDLRFPPSDPVRLQVPEDFNPWAPVPMGPLAAPGTYRVQLFSRAGGTVKALSEPRSFTVEPLWSGELSQAQRAETLAFGRKTQRLQRAVLGSDAFLDELKVRLAHLARAVDDSPSAPPEAALDVRRLEGRLQDLAVRLRGDATVRRRNEPDPPSILERVQQVVGGHFGTTSQPTGTHEDAVRAASAAFGPFLSDLRRLAQDVSAFEARMEGLGAPWTPGRVPDWKEE; translated from the coding sequence ATGGGCCTGTCTACGAGAGTTTCCCTCGCGTCCCTCGCGGTGGCCGCCGCGGTCCTGCTCTCCCCGCCGCTCGGCGCCCAAGAAAACCCGAAGACCGACCCGGCCGCGGCCTTCGACGGCCTGGCCCTCCGGCCCCTGGGGCCCGCCCTCATGTCGGGGCGGATCGGAGACTTCGCCGTGGACCCCCAGCGGCCCGAGCGCCGCTTCGTGGCCGTCGCCTCGGGCGGAGTCTGGCTCACGGAGAACGGGGGCACGACGTGGACGCCCGTCTTCGACGCCGAAGGTTCCTACTCCATCGGCTGCGTGACCCTGGATCCGAAGAACCCCTTCGTGGTGTGGGTGGGCACCGGAGAGAACAACAGCCAGCGAAGCGTCGGGTACGGGGACGGCGTGTACCGGTCCGAAGACTCGGGCAGGAGCTGGAAGAACGTGGGGCTCAAGGCCTCGGAGCACATCGCCAAGATCCTGGTGGATCCTCGGGATTCGAATACGGTGTACGCGGCGGCCCAGGGCCCCCTGTGGGCCCGTGGGGGGGATCGCGGCCTGTACAAGACGACGGACGGCGGCAAGACCTGGAGGCAGGTGCTGAAGATCAGCGACGACACGGGCGTCACCGACGTGGTCATGGATCCCCGGGATCCGGACGTCCTCCTGGCGGCGTCCTACCAGCGCCGCCGACACGTGTGGGGCCTCGTGAACGGGGGCCCCGAGGCGGCGATCCACAAGAGCACAGACGGCGGGGAGACCTGGCGGAAAGTATCCCAGGGCCTGCCCAAGGCGGACCTGGGCCGGGTGGGCCTGGCCATCTCCCCCGCCGATCCCGACGTGGTCTACGCCATCGTCGAGGCGGCCCTCGAGGAGGGCGGTTTCTTCCGGTCGAAGGACCGCGGCGAGACCTGGGTGAAGCAGAGCGACATCCAGACCTCTTCCGGACAGTACTACAACGAAATCATCGCCGACCCCAAGGACCCGGACAGGGTCTACCTCATGGACACGTGGATGAAGGTCACCGAAGACGGGGGAAAGACCTTCCGGAAGGTGGGCGAGCGCTTCAAGCACGTGGACAACCACGCCCTCTGGATCGACCCCCGGGACACGGACCACCTGCTCGCGGGCTGCGACGGCGGGATTTACGAGAGCTTCGACCGCGGCGCCACGTGGAAGTTCACGGACAACCTCCCCGTGACGCAATTCTACCGGGTGACCCCGGACAACGCGCGCCCCTTTTACAACGTCTACGGAGGCACCCAGGACAACAACACCCTGGGCGGCCCCTCCCGCACGACGACCACCCACGGGATCACCAACGCCGACTGGGTCGTCACCGTTGGGGGGGACGGCTTCAAGACCCAGGTGGACCCGGACAATCCCGACATCGTCTATTCCCAATCCCAGTATGGGGGGCTCATCCGCTGGGACCGGAGGACGGGGGAGATTCTGGACATCCAGCCCCAGCCCGCCCCGGGCGGCGACCCTTTGCGGTTCAACTGGGATTCGCCCCTCCTGGTGAGCCCCCACGACCCGGCCCGGCTCTACTTCGCCGCTCAGATGGTCTTCCGCAGCGACGACCGCGGCTCCTCCTGGCGGGCGGTGAGCCCGGACCTGTCCCGGCGGATCGACCGGAACACACTGCCCATGATGGGGAGGGTGTGGGGCGTGGACGCGGTGGCCAAGAACGCTTCCACGTCCTTTTACGGTAACGTGGTCTCCCTCAACGAGTCCCCGCTCCTGGAAGGGCTCCTCTACGCAGGGACCGACGACGGACTCATCCAGGTCACCGAGGACGGCGGAGGCGCCTGGCGCGCGGTGGCGACCTTTCCGGGGGTCCCCGAACGGGCCTACGTGAGCGACCTGGAGGCCTCCCGCCACGAGCCGGACGTGGTCTATGCGGCCTTCGACAACCACAAGGAGGGAGACTTCAAGCCTTACCTCCTCAAGAGTTCGGACCGGGGCCGAACGTGGGCCTCCGTCGCCGGCGACCTCCCCGCCCGGGGGACCGTGTATGCCGTGGCGGAAGATCACGTGGAGAAAGACCTCCTCTTCGCGGGGACCGAATTCGGCCTCTTTTTCTCCAGGGACGGGGGCAAAAAGTGGATCCGCCTCAAGGGGGGCCTGCCCACCATCGCCGTCCGCGACCTGGAAATCCAGCGCCGGGAGGACGACTTGGTGGTGGCCACCTTCGGGCGGGGCCTCTACATCCTCGACGACTATTCACCGCTGAGGGAGGCCACCGCCGAGGCCCTCCAACGCCCCGCCGCCCTCTACCCCGTGAAAAAGGCCTGGCTCTACGTTCCATCCTCCCCCCTCGGGCTTCCCGAAAAGGCCAGCCTGGGGGACGGCTTCTTCACCGCGCCCAACCCGCCCTTCGGCGCCGTCTTCACCTACCGGTTGAAGGAGGAGATCCGGAGCCTGAAGAAGCAGCGGCAGGAAGCCGAAAAGAAAGCCTTGGAGGAAAAGAGGGCGGTCCCCTACCCGACCTGGGACGCGCTCCGCGCCGAGGACCGGGAGGAGGCCCCGGCCGTCCTTCTCGTGGTGAGCGACGCCGACGGAAACCCGGTCCGCACGTTGACGGGCCCCGTCACCGCGGGCTTTCACCGCGTGGCCTGGGACCTGCGTTTCCCGCCTTCGGACCCGGTTCGCCTCCAGGTCCCCGAGGATTTCAATCCGTGGGCGCCGGTGCCGATGGGACCCCTCGCCGCTCCAGGGACCTACCGGGTCCAGCTGTTCTCCCGCGCGGGCGGGACGGTCAAGGCCCTGTCGGAGCCCCGCTCCTTCACCGTGGAACCGCTCTGGAGCGGGGAACTGTCTCAGGCCCAGCGGGCGGAGACCCTGGCCTTCGGTCGGAAGACCCAGAGGCTCCAGCGCGCGGTTCTGGGTTCGGACGCCTTCCTGGACGAATTAAAGGTCCGCCTGGCCCACCTGGCCAGGGCCGTCGACGATTCTCCCTCGGCTCCGCCCGAGGCGGCCCTCGACGTCCGGCGGCTCGAAGGGCGGCTACAGGACCTCGCCGTCCGGCTGCGCGGGGACGCGACTGTCCGGCGCCGGAACGAACCCGATCCGCCCTCCATCCTCGAGCGGGTGCAACAGGTCGTGGGCGGCCACTTCGGGACCACCTCCCAGCCCACGGGAACTCACGAGGACGCGGTGCGGGCGGCTTCCGCCGCCTTCGGGCCCTTCCTCTCGGACCTCAGGAGGCTTGCGCAGGACGTCTCCGCCTTCGAGGCCCGCATGGAGGGCCTGGGGGCTCCTTGGACCCCCGGCCGCGTACCGGATTGGAAGGAGGAGTAG
- the cysS gene encoding cysteine--tRNA ligase, whose translation MIRLTNSLSRKVEPLEPLEPGLVKMYTCGPTVYDVAHIGNFRTFCAEDLLKRFLLWEGYRVLHVKNLTDIDDRTIERSNRDGIPLRELTDRFAALFFEDMNTLNNLPADVYPRATDHIPEMLALVADMERNGHTYLSQGSVYFRVSSLPDYGCLCTVDLSGNLDGARVDSDHYDKESARDFVLWKGARPGEPSWESPWGPGRPGWHLECSAMSRKYLGEVFDLHSGGVDLIFPHHENEIAQSRGASGKAPVRHWLHVEHLMVNGEKMSKSLGNFYTLRDLLEKGADPMAIRYLLLSVPYRKSLNFTFEGLEAAKAALGRLRAFRSRLAEPTPSGEASGSFAAARRDFREALEDDLNTAVALSALFEAVRAGNTALDQGRLGAPDREEALGLISDFEAVFGIPLEEKTLLDADVEDMIRRRQEARKLRDFAEADRIRDELKARGILLEDTPQGVRWKRA comes from the coding sequence GTGATCCGGCTGACCAATTCCCTCTCCCGGAAGGTGGAGCCCCTCGAGCCCCTCGAGCCCGGACTCGTGAAGATGTACACCTGCGGCCCCACGGTCTACGACGTGGCCCACATCGGCAACTTCCGCACCTTCTGCGCGGAGGACCTCCTGAAGCGCTTCCTCCTCTGGGAGGGGTACCGGGTCCTGCACGTGAAGAACCTCACGGACATCGACGACCGGACCATCGAGCGCTCGAACCGGGACGGGATTCCTCTGCGGGAGCTTACGGACCGCTTCGCCGCCCTCTTCTTCGAGGACATGAACACCCTGAACAACCTGCCGGCGGACGTCTATCCGCGGGCCACGGACCACATCCCCGAGATGCTCGCCCTGGTGGCCGACATGGAGCGCAACGGCCACACCTACCTGAGCCAGGGATCGGTGTACTTCCGCGTCTCCAGCCTCCCCGACTACGGCTGCCTGTGCACCGTGGACCTGTCGGGAAACCTCGACGGCGCCCGGGTGGACAGCGACCACTACGACAAGGAGTCGGCCCGGGATTTCGTGCTGTGGAAGGGCGCTCGGCCCGGAGAACCCTCCTGGGAGAGCCCGTGGGGGCCCGGCCGGCCGGGATGGCACCTGGAGTGCTCGGCCATGAGCCGGAAGTACCTGGGCGAGGTCTTCGATCTCCACTCGGGAGGGGTGGACCTCATCTTCCCCCACCACGAAAACGAGATCGCCCAGAGCCGCGGGGCATCGGGAAAGGCGCCCGTCCGCCACTGGCTCCACGTGGAGCACCTCATGGTGAACGGGGAGAAGATGAGCAAATCCCTCGGCAATTTCTACACGCTGCGGGACCTGCTCGAGAAGGGGGCGGATCCCATGGCCATCCGCTACCTCCTTCTCTCCGTCCCGTACCGGAAGTCCCTGAACTTCACCTTCGAGGGCCTCGAGGCCGCCAAGGCGGCCCTGGGCCGGCTCAGGGCCTTCCGGTCACGGCTGGCAGAACCGACTCCTTCGGGCGAGGCCTCCGGCTCCTTCGCGGCGGCCCGAAGGGACTTCCGCGAGGCCCTGGAGGACGACCTCAACACCGCCGTGGCCCTGTCGGCCCTCTTCGAGGCCGTGCGGGCCGGAAACACGGCCCTGGATCAGGGAAGGCTGGGGGCTCCGGACCGGGAGGAGGCCCTCGGCCTGATCTCGGATTTCGAGGCGGTGTTCGGAATCCCGCTCGAGGAGAAGACCCTGCTGGACGCGGACGTGGAAGACATGATCCGTCGGAGGCAGGAGGCGCGGAAGCTCCGGGACTTCGCCGAGGCCGACCGGATCCGGGACGAACTCAAGGCGCGGGGCATCCTGCTCGAAGACACCCCCCAGGGGGTCCGCTGGAAGCGCGCCTGA
- a CDS encoding SPFH domain-containing protein: MVWIVVPSAVAVVLVAFLVLWAFNYRKVGPNQVLVISGRSSTMTEPDGRSRKVGYRLQVGGGTFVMPLMETVDVLPLEVMSLSLRCPEVLTAQGVLLSAEAQGQVKACAEEPLLHRAVENFLSKGASAIVYVAQEVLEGHMRAILGTLSVEEIYTQREEFAERVRERAADDFARLGLELVSFALKDISDSQGYIQSLGARRIAEVKRDAAIAQAETERDAAIRASEYRKEGDVARLNAEAELARATRDFEIQRAEFQAAVNVKRAAADVSYDLERARLSEELKRQEFAVRLAEVELAARVGEKEIERREKELEATVKRPAEAMQYQAKLEAETEAYRKELEAKGRAAGVRLEGAAAADAIRARGAAEAEAMRDKASAYKEYTDAALQETALKTLPDLARAVAEPLAKVDKIVMVGENQGAPKITGQVASVLAQLPEVVENLTGIDLKAILKKKQD, translated from the coding sequence ATGGTGTGGATCGTCGTGCCGTCGGCCGTAGCCGTCGTCCTCGTCGCCTTCCTCGTGCTCTGGGCCTTCAACTACCGGAAGGTGGGCCCCAACCAGGTTCTCGTCATTTCGGGACGAAGCTCCACGATGACGGAACCGGACGGGAGGTCCCGCAAGGTGGGCTACCGGCTCCAGGTAGGGGGCGGGACTTTTGTCATGCCGCTCATGGAGACGGTGGACGTGCTGCCCCTGGAGGTCATGTCCCTCTCCCTGCGGTGCCCCGAGGTGCTCACGGCCCAGGGGGTCCTCCTCTCCGCCGAGGCCCAGGGACAGGTGAAGGCCTGCGCCGAGGAGCCGCTCCTCCACCGGGCCGTGGAGAACTTCCTCTCCAAGGGGGCCTCGGCCATCGTCTACGTGGCCCAAGAGGTCCTGGAGGGCCACATGAGGGCCATCCTCGGGACCCTCTCCGTGGAAGAGATCTACACCCAGCGCGAGGAATTCGCTGAGCGCGTCCGCGAGCGCGCCGCCGACGACTTCGCGCGGCTGGGGCTGGAGCTCGTTTCCTTCGCCCTCAAGGACATTAGCGACTCCCAGGGCTACATCCAATCCCTGGGCGCCCGCCGCATCGCCGAGGTAAAGCGCGACGCGGCCATCGCCCAGGCCGAAACCGAGCGCGACGCCGCCATCCGCGCCTCCGAGTACCGGAAGGAGGGGGACGTGGCCCGCCTGAACGCCGAGGCCGAACTGGCCCGCGCCACGCGGGACTTCGAGATCCAGCGGGCCGAATTCCAGGCCGCCGTGAACGTCAAGAGGGCCGCCGCGGACGTCTCCTACGATCTCGAGCGGGCGAGGCTCTCGGAGGAGCTCAAGCGGCAGGAGTTCGCCGTCCGCCTCGCCGAGGTGGAACTGGCGGCGCGCGTCGGGGAGAAGGAGATCGAGCGCCGGGAGAAGGAGCTCGAGGCCACGGTGAAACGACCGGCCGAAGCCATGCAGTACCAGGCCAAGCTGGAGGCCGAAACGGAGGCGTACCGCAAGGAGCTCGAAGCCAAGGGGCGGGCGGCCGGGGTCCGCCTGGAGGGCGCGGCGGCGGCGGACGCCATCCGGGCGCGGGGGGCCGCGGAGGCCGAGGCCATGCGCGACAAGGCCTCGGCCTACAAGGAATACACCGATGCGGCCCTCCAGGAGACCGCCCTCAAGACCCTCCCGGACCTGGCCCGCGCCGTGGCCGAACCCCTCGCCAAGGTGGACAAGATCGTGATGGTCGGGGAAAACCAGGGGGCGCCCAAGATCACCGGCCAGGTGGCCTCGGTCCTCGCCCAGCTCCCTGAGGTGGTGGAGAACCTCACCGGTATCGACCTGAAGGCCATCCTGAAGAAGAAGCAGGACTGA
- a CDS encoding VTT domain-containing protein, with the protein MEAFLARYGLLAVFVGMWVEGETVLLVSGFLAHQRLISLWALLPVAFLGAFSVDNAFYAAGRFLSSHPRVRRFLERPALQRLHRHGESWGAFLLVRFLYGTRAPFMVYLGSRPLPYARFVLREVPALLLWSALWIFFGHALGRALVVLLGELHSSHRTAVVAILALAGLLVMLILAAGTRVRSRRAAALGTP; encoded by the coding sequence GTGGAAGCCTTTCTGGCCCGGTACGGGCTCCTGGCGGTTTTCGTGGGGATGTGGGTCGAGGGCGAGACGGTCTTGCTCGTCTCGGGCTTCCTGGCCCACCAGCGCCTCATCTCCCTGTGGGCCCTTCTTCCCGTGGCGTTTCTGGGAGCCTTTTCGGTGGACAACGCCTTTTACGCCGCCGGGAGATTCCTGTCCTCGCACCCCCGCGTCCGCCGGTTCCTCGAACGGCCCGCCCTCCAGCGCCTACACCGACACGGAGAGAGCTGGGGCGCCTTCCTCCTGGTGCGTTTCCTCTATGGAACGCGGGCCCCGTTCATGGTCTATCTGGGAAGCCGGCCCCTCCCCTATGCTCGCTTCGTTCTGAGGGAGGTCCCCGCCCTGCTCCTGTGGAGCGCCCTCTGGATCTTCTTCGGCCACGCCCTCGGCCGGGCGCTGGTGGTTCTGCTGGGAGAGCTCCATTCCTCCCACAGGACGGCGGTGGTGGCGATCCTGGCCTTGGCGGGGTTGCTGGTGATGTTGATCCTCGCCGCGGGCACCCGGGTCCGGTCCCGGCGCGCCGCGGCCCTCGGAACGCCGTGA
- a CDS encoding EAL domain-containing protein — protein sequence MDERGRPLGWYLEGTMDGGKALRVPLRDLPFLVGRRAECHLHLESRSISRAHAQIFSRGGELLLQDLASKNGTFVNRLRLGEEEVPLQAGDAIRFGDLEFRLRREAEESTEDTSTSLELLAPDRDVESVAARFRDLIDRRAVEPRFQPIVDLATGRTHGFEIFGRGTAEGLPEDPESLFAIAQILGLETDLSRIFWEEGLRAGQDLPDCPTLFINVHPAETADPVFLEALRSVREERPRMPLTVEVSEKAVTDPQSMRRLKEELLSIDVWLAYDDFGAGQARLLELIEVPPHYLKFDASLVRHLPLKPKRYAKFLEVLVRMTRDLGIASLAEGVETAEELDACRSVGFRYAQGFHIGRPARVEELA from the coding sequence ATGGACGAGCGGGGAAGGCCCCTGGGCTGGTATCTGGAAGGGACGATGGACGGCGGCAAGGCGCTTCGGGTGCCCCTCCGGGACCTCCCATTCTTGGTGGGCCGACGCGCCGAATGCCACCTCCACCTCGAATCCAGGAGCATCTCCCGCGCCCACGCCCAGATCTTCTCGCGGGGCGGGGAGCTCCTCCTGCAGGACCTGGCCAGCAAGAACGGGACCTTCGTGAACCGCCTGCGCCTGGGCGAGGAGGAGGTTCCCCTCCAAGCGGGCGATGCCATCCGCTTCGGTGACCTCGAGTTCCGGCTCCGGCGTGAGGCGGAGGAATCGACGGAGGACACGAGCACGTCGTTGGAGCTTCTCGCGCCGGACCGGGACGTGGAGAGCGTGGCCGCCCGGTTTCGCGATCTCATCGACCGCAGGGCGGTGGAGCCCCGGTTCCAGCCCATTGTGGACCTGGCGACGGGACGGACCCACGGCTTCGAGATCTTCGGGCGGGGGACCGCCGAGGGCCTTCCGGAGGATCCTGAATCGTTGTTCGCCATCGCCCAGATTCTCGGGCTCGAAACCGACCTGAGCCGGATCTTCTGGGAGGAAGGCCTCCGTGCGGGACAGGACCTGCCCGACTGTCCCACGCTCTTCATCAACGTGCATCCCGCCGAGACCGCCGACCCCGTCTTCCTGGAAGCCCTCCGGTCGGTGCGCGAGGAGCGGCCCCGGATGCCGCTCACCGTGGAGGTGAGCGAGAAGGCGGTGACGGATCCGCAATCCATGCGCCGCCTCAAGGAGGAACTCCTTTCCATCGACGTGTGGCTGGCGTACGACGACTTCGGGGCAGGCCAGGCGCGCCTGTTGGAGCTCATCGAGGTCCCCCCCCACTACCTGAAGTTTGACGCGTCCCTCGTCCGCCACCTCCCTTTGAAACCCAAACGCTACGCCAAGTTCCTCGAGGTCCTCGTGCGCATGACCCGGGACTTGGGAATTGCCTCCCTCGCCGAGGGGGTCGAGACCGCCGAAGAGCTGGACGCGTGCCGGTCCGTGGGTTTCCGGTACGCCCAGGGATTCCACATCGGCCGCCCTGCGAGGGTGGAAGAATTGGCCTAG
- the aroF gene encoding 3-deoxy-7-phosphoheptulonate synthase, producing MIVVFEADATSEDLGRARDLLSSRAVAFRPQKTGDREVWVVDGEVSAEVRDGLAALPGIRQAGPLREGYVLASRSIRPEGTVVEAGPARIGARALVLAAGPCAVESPEQISACAEAVKAAGGALLRGGSFKPRTSPYAFQGLGDEGLRLHREACDRHGLAMVSEVLDREDLPRVADFADVIQVGSRNMQNFPLLKALGRLGKPVLLKRGLAATREELLLAAEYILAGGNPHVVLCERGVRSFDPSLRNSLDLGSVVLLKEMTHLPVLVDPSHASGARRLVLPLARAAAVAGADGLLVEVHPDPRAALSDGPQALLPEELVRLAGDLKALAPVVGRAFGDGA from the coding sequence TTGATCGTCGTTTTTGAAGCCGACGCCACTTCCGAGGACCTGGGCCGCGCCCGGGACCTTCTCTCCTCGCGCGCCGTGGCATTCCGGCCCCAGAAGACCGGTGATCGGGAGGTATGGGTGGTGGACGGAGAGGTCTCCGCGGAGGTCCGCGACGGCCTGGCGGCCCTGCCGGGCATCCGGCAGGCGGGCCCCCTCCGGGAAGGCTACGTCCTCGCCTCCCGCTCCATCCGCCCCGAAGGCACCGTGGTCGAGGCCGGACCCGCGCGGATCGGCGCCCGCGCCCTGGTCCTCGCGGCGGGCCCGTGCGCCGTGGAGAGCCCGGAGCAGATCTCGGCCTGCGCCGAGGCGGTGAAGGCCGCCGGCGGCGCCCTCCTGCGGGGCGGCTCCTTCAAGCCCCGGACCAGCCCCTACGCCTTCCAGGGCCTCGGCGACGAGGGCCTTCGCCTCCACCGGGAGGCGTGCGACCGCCACGGCCTGGCCATGGTGAGCGAGGTCCTGGACCGGGAGGATCTGCCCCGCGTGGCGGATTTCGCCGACGTGATCCAGGTGGGAAGCCGGAACATGCAGAACTTCCCCCTCTTGAAGGCGCTGGGGCGGCTCGGAAAGCCCGTCCTTCTCAAGCGGGGCCTCGCCGCCACCCGGGAGGAACTCCTCCTCGCCGCCGAGTACATCCTGGCGGGCGGAAATCCCCACGTGGTGCTCTGCGAGCGGGGGGTCCGCTCCTTCGACCCCTCCCTCCGAAACAGCCTGGACCTCGGATCGGTGGTCCTGCTGAAGGAGATGACCCACCTGCCCGTCCTTGTGGATCCATCCCATGCCTCGGGAGCCCGCCGCCTCGTCCTCCCCCTGGCCCGCGCGGCGGCCGTGGCGGGCGCCGACGGCCTCCTGGTGGAGGTCCATCCCGACCCTCGCGCCGCGCTGTCGGACGGACCCCAGGCCCTCCTGCCCGAGGAGTTGGTCCGGCTGGCGGGAGATCTCAAGGCCCTGGCCCCGGTCGTGGGACGGGCCTTCGGGGACGGGGCGTGA
- a CDS encoding manganese efflux pump MntP family protein: MNPVALLGLAAALAMDAFAVAVATGLYLRTVSGRQTFRLAFHFGLFQALMPVLGWVAGRTVADLLARWDHWVAFGLLLAIGGRMIWESRRGDEREGRGDPTRGVSLVVLSLATSMDALAVGLSLSLLDVEILWPAAVIGAVCAALTWAGLHLGRLAGGAARLGRWAERAGGIVLLAIGVHILWEHGAF; encoded by the coding sequence GTGAACCCCGTCGCGCTCCTGGGCCTGGCCGCGGCCCTCGCCATGGATGCCTTTGCGGTGGCGGTGGCCACGGGACTCTACCTTCGAACCGTGTCCGGGCGCCAGACCTTTCGGCTGGCCTTCCACTTCGGCCTCTTCCAGGCCCTCATGCCCGTCCTGGGATGGGTGGCGGGCCGGACCGTGGCCGACCTCCTGGCCCGCTGGGACCATTGGGTGGCCTTCGGGCTTCTCCTCGCCATCGGGGGGCGGATGATCTGGGAGAGCAGGCGAGGCGACGAAAGGGAAGGAAGGGGAGACCCCACGCGCGGGGTCTCTCTGGTCGTTCTTTCCCTGGCGACCAGTATGGATGCGCTGGCGGTGGGGTTGAGCCTCTCCCTGCTCGACGTGGAAATCCTCTGGCCCGCCGCGGTCATCGGCGCGGTATGCGCCGCCCTCACCTGGGCCGGGCTTCACCTGGGACGCCTGGCCGGAGGCGCCGCCCGGCTGGGCCGGTGGGCGGAGCGGGCGGGGGGCATCGTGCTCCTCGCCATCGGCGTGCACATCCTCTGGGAGCACGGGGCGTTCTGA